A genomic segment from uncultured Desulfuromonas sp. encodes:
- the rsmA gene encoding 16S rRNA (adenine(1518)-N(6)/adenine(1519)-N(6))-dimethyltransferase RsmA: MVSHRPRKRFGQNFLKDKNVIAATIAAAELSSDDHVLEIGPGQGALTDQMISRVASLDIIEIDRDLATFFQARPESHLTVHVGDALRLDWAKILLNPPYKLVANLPYNISSQILFKMIDHRHLIERMVLMFQKEVGDRLRAQPGNKDYGALTVLCQLWFDVKSVVLVPPGAFYPPPKVMSEVLCFTKREQPRAEVDNASFFARVVKASFAQRRKTLRNCLGAAGFSPEQLERVTEQIGLDFSRRGETLTIEEFAQLSHVLQTV; encoded by the coding sequence ATGGTTAGCCATCGACCTCGCAAGCGTTTTGGACAAAATTTTCTCAAAGATAAAAATGTGATCGCCGCGACTATCGCCGCAGCTGAGTTGAGCAGTGATGATCATGTGTTGGAGATCGGGCCGGGGCAGGGGGCTCTGACTGATCAGATGATCAGTCGCGTGGCAAGTCTCGATATTATTGAAATCGACCGCGATCTGGCGACTTTTTTTCAGGCGCGTCCTGAGTCTCATTTGACTGTTCATGTCGGTGATGCCCTGCGTCTTGATTGGGCCAAAATTCTTCTCAATCCGCCTTACAAGTTGGTAGCGAATCTGCCTTATAACATTTCAAGTCAGATCCTTTTCAAAATGATAGACCATCGTCATTTGATTGAACGTATGGTGCTGATGTTTCAAAAAGAGGTCGGAGATCGGTTGCGCGCCCAGCCCGGAAATAAGGATTACGGTGCCTTGACAGTGCTGTGTCAGCTGTGGTTCGATGTCAAATCTGTTGTGTTGGTGCCGCCAGGTGCCTTTTATCCACCACCGAAGGTGATGTCTGAAGTGTTGTGCTTTACCAAACGGGAGCAGCCTCGAGCAGAGGTGGATAATGCGTCATTTTTTGCTCGGGTGGTGAAAGCCTCCTTTGCGCAGAGACGTAAAACACTTCGCAACTGTCTGGGTGCCGCCGGCTTCAGCCCTGAACAGTTAGAGCGCGTCACAGAACAGATTGGACTGGATTTTTCTCGCCGAGGTGAAACGTTAACCATCGAAGAGTTTGCCCAATTGAGCCACGTCTTGCAGACTGTGTGA